Genomic DNA from Halobaculum sp. MBLA0147:
GGCGGTGCGGTTGCGGCAGCAGCGGTGGTGGTGCGGTGGCGGTGCGGTAGCGGTGGTGGTGCGGTAGCGGTGCGGTTGCGGCGGCAGCGGTGGTGCTGTGGCGGTGCGGTTGCGGCAGCAGCGGTGGTGGTGCGGTGGCGGTGCGGTAGCGGTGGTGGTGCGGTAGCGGTGCGGTTGCGGCGGCAGCGGTGGTGCTGTGGCGGTGCGGTTGCGGCAGCAGCGGTGGTGGTGCGGTGGCGGTGCGGTAGCGGTGGTGCTGTGGCGGTGCGGTTGCGGCGGCGGTCGCGGTGCGGCCGCCGCCAGCACACCGACCGCGAGCGCGCCGTGCGGCGCGCTCGCGGCCCTTTTTGATCGAGCTTTTTTCCTCGGGTGGCGCGCGGCGCGCGCCACCCGAGGAGTGAAAAAGGTCGCTTTAGAACGGCGCCTGCGGGCCCTCGTCGTCTTCGCCGTCGTCACCCTCGGAGTCGCCGGGGAACGAGGGAGACATGCCGCCGTCGGAGTGGCCCATGCCGCCGAGATCGCCGTCGGCACCGCCGCCCATGCCGGTGTCGGCGTGGACTTCGGTGATCTCGGGAATCTCTTTGGTCATCCGCGACTTGATCGCCTGGATCGTCATCGGCGAGATGCCACAGCCGGAACAGGCACCGCCCAACTGGATGTGTACCTCGCCCGACTCGCGGTCGAGACTCTGGATCGCGGCGCTCCCGCCGTGCATCTGGATCTGCGGGAAGTTCCGACGCAGGAAGTTCGTGATCCGCTCGCGGAGGTCGTCGTCGCCCCCCTCGCTGTCCACGCTCATGGATACTCGTTGTCTCGGACCGCGTTTAGGTCTTGCGGGACCGCGGACGACCGCGACGAGACGCGGTTCGTGCGGCGCGTGACGAGAGCGCGTAGGTCGTGTGACGTGAGACCGTCTAGCGCGTGGGGAACACAGAAATGGGTACTCCCCCAACGGGCGGGTGGGCACACGATGCGTCTCAACTGGACGGAAGAGGGGTTCCGAGTCGTCGACGCCGGGAAGAGTCGCGTGACGATCCGGACCGACGGATGGGGTGGCGCGGAGACGACACCGGCGGTCGCGGACGCACTGGCGACACGCGAGGAAGGACCCGACGAACTCGATCTCCGGGTAGCGGGGGCGGCCGACGCACTCGGGTTCCCGCCCGTGTACGCGCGGATCGTCTCGCTCGACGACGGGACGCGACGGGAGTTCTCCCGTGGTGCCGACGGCGTCGACCTCGGCGCCGGCCGGTACGTCGTCCGGTTCGACGCGAACGTGCGCGTGTTCGTCAGGTTCGACGGGCCGGCGACCCTCGCGTCCGTCGACGCGGACACGGTCAGACTCTCGTGGCCCGAGCGGTCGGCCGTCTCGATCGGGTTCGAGAGTCTCGTCGACACGCCGGACCGGTCCGTCACCGTCGACCGGAGTCTCGACGGAGTGGCGACTGCACTCACTGCGATGTCGGCCGCAAACGAGGACACCTCACCCGACCGGACGTGGCCGACGCGTCGCGAGGAACCGCCACGCGTCGAGTTCGGCAATCGGACGCACGTCCCCTCGAGCGTCTGGGAGCGACGCCCGGACACCGGGATCGAACTCGTCGTCCCGCGAGAGTTGGAGTACCTCGTGACCGGCGCGTCGCTGGCACACTACCTCGGCGCACGGGTGACCGTCGAGTCCGGAGTCGATCCGCACCTCGACCTCGACGGGCACCGCCGGTCACTCGGCCACGGCCGCGAGTACCAGGCGGAGACGGCGGCGATCCTCCGCCGCTGCTTCTACCTCGACTGCGTAGTGCGTGTGGCCGGCCCGCACGGAGACGACCTCTCGGTGTCTCACGTCGCCGACGACCTCGACCTCGACACGACGGCGCTGTACCAGACGCCGCTCGCGACGCGTGTCAGACGGTACTTGCAGCTCCCGTACGAACGGGTCGCCAACGAGTTTCCAGAGTGGCACCTGACGATGCACGTCGATCCGACGTTCGAGAACGTCGTCGTGTTACCACACCTCCTCTCGAACGTCCCACACCTGTTCGCACCGGAGTCGGAACCACTCTCGAAGAAGGAGTGGCTCCGACTCACCGTCAACGACGGCTACGACACCTCGCACGAACAGGCCAGACGGGTCGCGCCCGGCACGACGGCCGCCAGG
This window encodes:
- a CDS encoding NifU family protein; this encodes MSVDSEGGDDDLRERITNFLRRNFPQIQMHGGSAAIQSLDRESGEVHIQLGGACSGCGISPMTIQAIKSRMTKEIPEITEVHADTGMGGGADGDLGGMGHSDGGMSPSFPGDSEGDDGEDDEGPQAPF